In Blastopirellula sediminis, the following proteins share a genomic window:
- a CDS encoding DUF1559 domain-containing protein encodes MRIRKRFTGFTLVELLVVIAIIGVLIALLLPAVQQAREAARRIQCTNHMKQLGLALHNYHDTYLKFPYNAEPQSANVADRLRGCSWITRILPFVEQTAAYNQMQFVGDWSMQDNSSSNPNYNVLNNYVVDGFYCPSSPLPPTQQRTTKANGTITLQVASYVGVMGSYYKGGTSTTVSPFSPQFNSYGIAVGNGVIVPVGLGANAITMASVVDGTTNTIFAGEQSNYQFDTSGNRKDLRSSGYYGGPWSCGAGTGTWTQNVTTLRYPIGTYGNTGNVDPYNTNISFTSAHPGGMMGALTDGSVRFVPETIDFAIFTALCDRQDGAVVGEY; translated from the coding sequence ATGCGAATTCGTAAGCGATTTACCGGCTTTACGCTGGTCGAGTTGTTAGTTGTGATCGCCATCATCGGCGTTTTGATCGCCCTGTTGTTGCCGGCCGTTCAGCAGGCTCGCGAGGCCGCTCGGCGGATCCAGTGCACCAACCATATGAAGCAGCTTGGGTTGGCGCTGCACAACTATCACGACACCTATTTGAAGTTCCCCTACAACGCCGAGCCGCAATCGGCGAACGTCGCCGATCGTCTCCGCGGCTGCTCGTGGATCACCCGCATTCTCCCCTTCGTGGAACAGACCGCGGCCTACAACCAGATGCAGTTCGTCGGCGACTGGTCGATGCAGGACAACTCGTCGAGCAACCCGAACTACAACGTGCTGAACAACTACGTCGTCGACGGTTTCTATTGCCCGTCAAGCCCGCTGCCGCCGACGCAACAGCGCACCACCAAGGCGAACGGAACGATCACTTTGCAGGTGGCCAGCTACGTCGGCGTGATGGGTTCGTACTACAAAGGGGGAACTTCGACGACCGTTTCTCCCTTCTCGCCGCAGTTCAACTCGTACGGCATCGCCGTCGGTAACGGCGTGATCGTGCCGGTCGGTTTGGGCGCCAATGCGATCACGATGGCGTCGGTCGTCGACGGTACGACCAACACCATCTTCGCCGGCGAACAGAGCAACTATCAGTTCGACACCAGCGGAAATCGCAAGGATCTGCGCTCCAGCGGCTACTACGGCGGGCCTTGGTCGTGCGGCGCCGGAACCGGCACTTGGACGCAGAACGTCACCACGTTGCGCTACCCGATCGGTACGTACGGCAACACCGGCAACGTCGATCCGTACAACACGAACATCTCGTTCACTTCCGCTCATCCCGGCGGCATGATGGGAGCGCTGACCGACGGTTCGGTTCGCTTTGTTCCGGAGACGATCGACTTTGCGATCTTCACGGCGCTCTGCGATCGACAAGATGGCGCCGTCGTCGGCGAGTACTAA
- a CDS encoding carboxypeptidase-like regulatory domain-containing protein codes for MFKRISVLVFAGLVAAAVGCGGSESKMGGVSGTVTLDGKPAADLQVTFTPQKGRPSSGVTDAEGKYELFYIRDQRGAEPGSHVVSITTVAKSSPDPGPPQFVEKVPSKYNVKTTLSADVAKGPNTIDFKLESK; via the coding sequence ATGTTCAAACGTATTTCAGTTTTGGTTTTCGCTGGCCTTGTGGCGGCGGCCGTCGGTTGCGGCGGTAGCGAGAGCAAGATGGGGGGAGTCAGCGGTACGGTGACCCTGGATGGCAAGCCGGCGGCTGATCTCCAAGTTACCTTTACGCCCCAGAAGGGACGCCCGTCGAGCGGCGTCACCGACGCCGAGGGGAAGTACGAGTTGTTCTATATTCGCGATCAGCGCGGCGCCGAACCTGGTTCGCACGTCGTCAGCATTACGACGGTTGCGAAAAGTTCGCCCGATCCTGGGCCGCCGCAGTTCGTCGAAAAGGTTCCCTCCAAGTACAACGTGAAAACGACGTTGTCGGCCGATGTGGCGAAAGGACCGAATACGATCGACTTTAAGCTCGAATCGAAGTAG
- a CDS encoding DUF1559 family PulG-like putative transporter: MIGRRAFTLVELLVVIAIIGVLIALLLPAVQQARESARRMQCTNNLKQMGIALHNFHDTFGLIPYGSTKYRLSPHVQILDYMEANTSKDLYDVKQSLYSTQNVNASKTQLPFLLCPSDPFPNGGAGGQATTSYHYNVGRWVTLTKWDGAFAESIYAGTEAGTGLSYWKTTDLTFGNITDGLSNTAAFAEVQTGDAYGGSDNKKWDAYDCSAPAATTTAAARTAFQALDWKTSSIPWSGDWRYRGYPYSEGSVWRTGYNHLLPPNSPAWVPGGDFNAIVSPAGSYHPGGALAVLADGSVHFYTETMDGAVWEAFGSRDGRDLTIQQ; encoded by the coding sequence ATGATAGGGAGACGAGCCTTTACGCTTGTCGAGCTGCTTGTGGTCATCGCCATCATCGGCGTCTTGATCGCACTTTTGCTGCCTGCCGTTCAGCAGGCCCGCGAGTCGGCCCGCCGGATGCAGTGCACCAATAATCTGAAGCAAATGGGGATCGCGCTGCATAACTTTCACGACACGTTCGGGTTGATTCCGTACGGTTCGACGAAGTACCGGCTTTCGCCCCATGTGCAAATTCTCGACTACATGGAAGCAAACACGTCGAAGGATTTGTACGACGTCAAGCAATCGCTCTACAGCACGCAAAACGTCAACGCCTCAAAGACGCAACTGCCGTTTCTGCTTTGTCCGAGCGATCCCTTTCCCAACGGAGGAGCCGGCGGTCAGGCGACGACCAGTTATCACTACAACGTCGGCCGTTGGGTGACGTTGACCAAGTGGGACGGCGCCTTTGCGGAGAGCATCTACGCGGGAACCGAAGCGGGGACCGGGCTTAGCTACTGGAAGACGACCGATCTGACGTTCGGCAACATCACCGACGGCTTGTCGAACACCGCCGCTTTCGCCGAAGTGCAAACTGGCGACGCTTACGGCGGCAGCGACAACAAGAAGTGGGACGCTTACGATTGCTCGGCGCCGGCGGCGACGACGACCGCCGCTGCGCGGACCGCGTTCCAAGCGTTGGATTGGAAGACGTCGTCGATTCCGTGGAGCGGCGATTGGCGCTATCGCGGTTATCCCTACAGCGAAGGGAGCGTCTGGCGAACCGGCTACAACCACTTGCTGCCGCCAAACAGCCCCGCGTGGGTTCCCGGCGGCGACTTCAACGCGATCGTCTCGCCAGCCGGAAGTTATCACCCGGGCGGAGCGCTCGCCGTCTTGGCCGACGGCAGCGTCCACTTCTACACAGAAACGATGGATGGCGCGGTCTGGGAAGCGTTTGGTTCGCGCGACGGCCGCGACTTGACGATTCAACAGTAG
- a CDS encoding DUF1559 domain-containing protein produces MSSKRSGFTLVELLVVIAIIGVLIALLLPAVQQAREAARRSSCQNQLKQIGLAMHNYHDTYNSLPYGHLATPTAISGDPEVSGLGWLKAMLPFVEQGNLNDGWNYSLTYHSGTNLTLIRTTIPNFLCPSDSPTQTWNSVPNYNYACNLGTTNLSRTNPLNGVPYWASPFEAKGKINRFASITDGLTNTMLVAEVRQGQVASDLRGLIWYGQHCGFMTHYGPNSQSPDQSQSSFCQNAAMAPLGMPCIGGTPLFSARSQHPGGVQATLGDGSVPFIAETIDINTWRALSGMNDGQVLGEY; encoded by the coding sequence ATGTCTTCCAAACGTAGCGGGTTTACTCTCGTCGAATTGCTGGTGGTCATCGCGATCATCGGCGTCTTGATTGCGCTGCTCTTGCCTGCCGTTCAACAGGCTCGCGAAGCGGCTCGTCGTTCTTCGTGTCAGAACCAACTGAAGCAGATTGGTCTGGCGATGCACAACTATCACGACACCTACAATTCCTTGCCGTATGGTCACCTAGCCACACCGACGGCCATCTCGGGCGATCCCGAAGTCTCGGGGCTTGGTTGGTTGAAAGCGATGCTGCCGTTTGTCGAGCAAGGCAACTTGAACGACGGCTGGAACTACTCTTTGACTTACCATTCGGGGACCAATCTGACGTTGATTCGTACGACGATCCCGAATTTTCTATGCCCCAGCGATTCCCCCACCCAAACTTGGAATAGCGTGCCGAACTACAACTACGCTTGCAATCTCGGCACGACCAATTTGAGTCGGACCAATCCGCTGAACGGCGTCCCCTATTGGGCCTCTCCGTTTGAAGCCAAGGGGAAAATCAATCGCTTCGCTTCGATCACGGACGGTCTGACCAACACGATGTTGGTCGCTGAAGTGCGACAAGGGCAAGTCGCCAGCGACTTGCGCGGCTTGATCTGGTACGGTCAACACTGCGGTTTCATGACCCACTACGGGCCGAACAGCCAATCGCCGGATCAATCGCAGTCCTCGTTCTGTCAGAACGCGGCGATGGCGCCGTTGGGCATGCCGTGCATCGGCGGTACGCCCCTCTTCTCGGCTCGCAGCCAACATCCAGGCGGCGTGCAAGCGACGCTTGGCGACGGCTCGGTTCCGTTCATCGCCGAGACGATCGACATCAACACTTGGCGCGCCCTGTCGGGGATGAACGACGGTCAGGTTTTGGGCGAGTACTAA
- a CDS encoding DUF1559 domain-containing protein has product MRNKKAFTGFTLVELLVVIAIIGVLIALLLPAVQQAREAARRMQCTNHLKQLGLALHNYHDTFNVLPYNQSPQSGSGATKQRGPSWFVRLMPFMEQTAAYNQFQFTGDWTMQDGTSPNENILNGLVVEGLYCPSSPLPQTRDWTTKTGLTVTLQRANYVGINGSYHQGGTDVQSDFTHSTIYGACYYNGAIVAMWDKSPAIGLQNLIDGTSNTMFASEQSNFQYNGTTAVDNASSNYWGAAWASGAAGDGTGNWVQNATTLRYPIGSYGGAGNTTSYHQNIPFTSAHPGGVMGALADGSVRFVAETINYSTLTALCDRQDGAVVGEY; this is encoded by the coding sequence ATGCGAAATAAGAAAGCGTTTACCGGTTTTACGCTCGTTGAATTGTTGGTCGTGATCGCTATCATCGGCGTCTTGATCGCTCTGTTGTTGCCGGCCGTGCAGCAAGCTCGAGAAGCGGCTCGCCGTATGCAGTGCACTAATCATCTGAAGCAGTTGGGACTCGCGCTGCACAACTATCACGATACGTTCAACGTCTTGCCGTACAACCAGTCTCCCCAGTCGGGCAGCGGCGCCACGAAGCAGCGCGGACCGTCGTGGTTCGTTCGCTTGATGCCGTTCATGGAGCAGACGGCGGCGTACAACCAGTTCCAGTTCACCGGCGACTGGACGATGCAAGATGGTACGAGCCCGAACGAGAACATCTTGAACGGATTGGTGGTGGAAGGGCTCTATTGTCCTTCAAGCCCTTTGCCGCAGACCCGCGATTGGACGACCAAGACTGGCCTGACCGTCACCTTGCAGCGTGCGAATTACGTCGGGATCAACGGTTCGTATCACCAGGGCGGAACCGACGTTCAATCCGACTTTACGCACAGCACGATCTATGGCGCTTGCTATTACAACGGAGCGATCGTCGCGATGTGGGATAAGAGCCCTGCGATCGGACTCCAAAACCTGATCGACGGCACGAGCAACACGATGTTCGCCAGCGAACAGTCGAACTTCCAATACAACGGAACGACCGCGGTCGACAACGCCAGCTCGAACTATTGGGGCGCTGCGTGGGCTTCAGGCGCCGCCGGCGACGGTACCGGCAACTGGGTGCAGAACGCGACGACCCTCCGCTATCCGATTGGATCGTACGGCGGTGCGGGCAATACCACCTCGTACCATCAGAACATTCCCTTCACCTCCGCTCACCCGGGCGGCGTGATGGGCGCTTTGGCGGACGGATCGGTTCGATTCGTTGCGGAGACGATCAACTACTCGACGCTTACCGCGCTTTGCGATCGCCAGGATGGCGCGGTCGTCGGCGAGTACTAA
- a CDS encoding carboxypeptidase regulatory-like domain-containing protein, with amino-acid sequence MLRYLPCLLLLAIAASVGCSSNNLGVSAVTGTVTMDQKPLAGGRVQFFPTDGRPSSGVTDASGTYELNYIRDVMGAEPGQHKVRITTDVLELPNGRETRETIPTRYNRNTELMVEVKEGSNVFDFDLKSK; translated from the coding sequence GTGTTGCGATATCTTCCTTGTTTGCTCTTGCTGGCGATCGCCGCGTCGGTCGGTTGCTCGAGTAACAATCTTGGCGTCAGCGCCGTTACCGGAACGGTGACGATGGATCAGAAGCCGCTTGCCGGCGGTCGCGTTCAATTCTTCCCGACGGATGGACGCCCCTCGAGCGGCGTTACCGACGCCAGCGGCACGTACGAGCTGAACTACATCCGCGACGTGATGGGCGCCGAACCGGGTCAGCATAAAGTTCGAATCACGACCGACGTGCTGGAGCTTCCCAATGGACGGGAAACTCGTGAGACAATCCCCACGCGGTACAACCGCAACACCGAACTCATGGTGGAAGTGAAAGAGGGATCGAACGTCTTCGACTTTGATCTTAAGTCAAAGTAA
- a CDS encoding 3-keto-disaccharide hydrolase: MKRFTAQSLFSLGLMFVALAAVSVRAAEDEKGWIALTDGKSFDGWKINESDKSWSIKDGAFVANGGRSHLFYVGDEKPFKNFTLNLKVMTKNNSNGGVYFHTKFQEEGWPKNGFECQVNNSYNSDPRKTASVYAVKDVLQAPAGDDEYFDYTIEVKDKTAKLFINGKLVNEYTEPEGTEAGKDFTRVFDEGTFALQAHDPGSTVYYKDIRVKRLP, translated from the coding sequence ATGAAGCGTTTTACTGCCCAGAGCCTGTTTTCCTTGGGCTTGATGTTCGTGGCCTTGGCGGCCGTTTCGGTCCGCGCCGCGGAAGACGAAAAGGGCTGGATCGCGCTGACCGACGGCAAAAGCTTTGACGGTTGGAAGATCAACGAAAGCGACAAGTCCTGGAGCATCAAGGACGGCGCGTTCGTCGCCAACGGCGGTCGCAGCCACTTATTCTATGTCGGCGACGAAAAGCCGTTCAAGAACTTCACTTTGAATCTCAAAGTGATGACCAAGAACAACAGCAACGGCGGCGTCTACTTCCACACCAAGTTCCAGGAAGAAGGCTGGCCGAAGAATGGCTTTGAATGCCAGGTGAACAACAGCTACAACTCTGACCCGCGCAAGACCGCCAGCGTTTACGCCGTCAAAGACGTGCTGCAAGCTCCGGCCGGCGACGACGAGTACTTCGACTACACCATCGAAGTCAAAGACAAGACCGCCAAGCTGTTCATCAACGGCAAGCTGGTCAATGAGTACACCGAACCGGAAGGTACCGAAGCCGGCAAGGACTTCACCCGCGTCTTTGACGAAGGGACCTTCGCGCTGCAGGCTCACGATCCGGGCAGCACGGTCTACTACAAAGACATCCGCGTGAAGCGCCTGCCGTAA
- a CDS encoding FAD-dependent oxidoreductase, translating into MIRHFALLATMLATCFTARLSAAETSYDVVIYGGTSAAIAAAVQVKRMGKSVIVVSPDTHLGGLTSGGLGWTDSGNKAAIGGISREFYQRVRKHYDQPSAWRQQKPEQYSRYNKNEDAMWVFEPHVAEQIFEDLVAEYKIPVVRDAWLDRENGVEVKDGKIVSFKTLDGKKYSGKIFMDTTYEGDLMAAAGVSYFVGREGNDVYEETLDGIQTAHARSHQFDYPVDPYVVKGDPSSGLLAKISDQPPGIDGQGDKKLQAYCFRTCLTTAQDNMVPFPKPEGYDAKDYALLARYLAGGWKGVFNKFDPAPNFKTDVNNHGGFSFDNIGMNYDYPEASYERRKEIIKEHENYQIGLLYFLSNDPSVPADIQAKMKKWGLSKDEFVDNHNWPHQLYIREARRMVGPFVMSEQYLRALKPTPESVGLGSYNMDSHNVQRYVDAKGHVRNEGDIQVSPGGAYPISYRSIVPKKEECENLLVPVCVSSSHIAYGSIRMEPVFMILGQSAATAAVQAIEGNKAVQDVTYDELKPRLLADGQVLEMERKPKAPAIVLRAEDLPGTVIDDVDAKTVGTWGESSVVQPFVGSGYRFYDAATKAKASISFTTKLKAGKYDVRVAYSPNANRATNVAIAVTSGGATHEAELNQRQQPKHDKAFASIGQFELSGETTVTITGDGANGYVIADAVSFVPVKK; encoded by the coding sequence GTGATTCGACATTTCGCCCTGCTGGCCACGATGCTGGCGACCTGTTTTACCGCTCGACTCTCGGCAGCCGAAACGAGCTACGACGTCGTCATCTACGGCGGGACGTCGGCGGCGATCGCGGCGGCGGTGCAAGTCAAACGGATGGGGAAATCGGTCATCGTCGTTTCGCCCGATACGCACTTGGGCGGGCTCACCAGCGGCGGTCTCGGTTGGACCGACAGCGGCAACAAGGCGGCGATCGGCGGGATCTCGCGCGAGTTCTATCAACGCGTTCGTAAGCACTACGACCAGCCGTCGGCCTGGCGTCAGCAGAAGCCGGAACAATACAGCCGCTACAACAAGAATGAAGATGCGATGTGGGTCTTCGAACCGCACGTCGCCGAACAGATCTTTGAAGACCTGGTCGCCGAGTACAAGATTCCGGTCGTCCGCGACGCATGGCTTGATCGTGAGAACGGCGTCGAAGTGAAGGACGGCAAGATCGTCTCGTTCAAGACGCTCGACGGCAAGAAGTACAGCGGCAAGATCTTCATGGATACGACCTACGAAGGGGACCTGATGGCGGCGGCCGGGGTTTCGTACTTCGTCGGACGGGAAGGAAACGACGTCTATGAAGAAACGCTCGACGGTATTCAAACCGCTCATGCTCGTTCGCATCAATTCGATTACCCGGTCGACCCGTACGTGGTGAAGGGAGACCCGAGCAGCGGGCTGCTTGCGAAGATCTCGGATCAGCCGCCGGGAATCGACGGTCAGGGAGACAAGAAGCTGCAGGCCTACTGCTTCCGCACTTGCTTGACGACCGCCCAGGACAACATGGTTCCGTTCCCGAAACCGGAAGGATACGACGCGAAGGATTACGCGTTGCTCGCGCGTTACCTGGCCGGCGGTTGGAAGGGAGTCTTCAACAAGTTCGACCCGGCGCCCAACTTCAAGACCGACGTCAACAATCATGGCGGGTTTTCGTTCGACAACATCGGCATGAACTACGACTATCCGGAAGCGTCGTACGAACGTCGTAAGGAAATCATCAAAGAGCACGAAAACTACCAGATCGGTTTGCTCTACTTCCTGTCGAACGACCCGAGCGTCCCGGCCGACATTCAAGCCAAGATGAAGAAGTGGGGACTGTCGAAGGATGAGTTCGTCGACAACCACAACTGGCCGCATCAGCTCTACATTCGCGAAGCTCGCCGCATGGTCGGTCCGTTCGTGATGTCGGAGCAGTACCTGCGGGCGCTGAAGCCGACGCCGGAATCGGTCGGTCTCGGTTCGTACAACATGGACTCGCACAACGTCCAGCGTTACGTCGATGCGAAAGGTCACGTCCGCAACGAAGGGGACATCCAGGTCAGCCCCGGCGGAGCCTATCCGATCAGCTACCGCTCGATCGTGCCGAAGAAGGAAGAATGCGAAAACCTGCTGGTGCCGGTTTGCGTTTCGTCGTCGCACATTGCGTACGGTTCGATCCGCATGGAGCCGGTCTTTATGATCCTGGGACAATCGGCTGCGACCGCCGCCGTCCAGGCGATCGAAGGAAACAAAGCGGTACAGGACGTCACCTATGACGAACTGAAGCCGCGTCTGTTGGCCGACGGTCAGGTGCTGGAAATGGAACGCAAGCCGAAGGCGCCGGCGATCGTGCTGCGTGCTGAAGATCTGCCGGGGACGGTCATCGATGACGTCGACGCCAAGACGGTCGGCACGTGGGGCGAAAGCAGCGTCGTGCAGCCGTTCGTCGGCAGCGGCTATCGCTTTTACGACGCCGCGACGAAGGCCAAAGCGTCGATCTCGTTTACGACCAAGCTGAAGGCGGGCAAGTACGACGTTCGCGTCGCCTATTCGCCGAACGCCAACCGCGCCACCAACGTCGCCATCGCGGTGACCTCCGGCGGCGCAACGCATGAGGCCGAACTAAACCAACGCCAACAGCCAAAGCACGACAAGGCGTTCGCATCGATCGGTCAGTTCGAGCTGTCGGGCGAAACGACCGTCACCATCACCGGCGACGGCGCCAACGGCTATGTGATCGCCGACGCGGTTTCGTTCGTGCCGGTCAAGAAGTAG
- a CDS encoding DUF1559 domain-containing protein, translating into MTSDETKETPAAKSIGVLRGCLVIIAILYFIMLMPSTHGTPWIVTVPLILLLGWIPFLVRNVTQMEPSGETFLIWIACVLLAIGVVQLVMTPLWRKLGTSAEQTEPVWRFRWTAAGVILFHALFVGGLATVGAIDQTYWMMQGPFPSMMDGHAITERRMESANRLKRLGLAAHNYHDDWGRFPQSDFSKEGEPRHSWMVKLLPFLEERQLYESIELDKSWDDPSQRAAYETRVKGFENPGILEAPAPGELAPSHFASNVRMLGPRLKMEFRNVTDGTSNTILMGEVMDEVPAWGDPINWRDPALGVNKWTNGFGSPSVGGAQFLFVDGSVHFLRDDIDPEVLKALSTPAGGEANHEFR; encoded by the coding sequence ATGACGAGCGACGAGACGAAAGAGACGCCGGCGGCGAAGTCGATCGGGGTGCTGCGCGGATGCTTGGTAATTATCGCCATTCTCTATTTCATCATGCTGATGCCGTCGACGCATGGAACCCCATGGATTGTGACGGTCCCCTTGATCCTGCTGCTTGGTTGGATTCCGTTTCTGGTACGCAACGTCACGCAGATGGAGCCGAGCGGCGAGACGTTTTTGATTTGGATCGCTTGCGTCTTGTTGGCGATCGGAGTCGTGCAGCTGGTCATGACTCCGCTGTGGCGAAAACTGGGAACGTCTGCCGAGCAAACGGAGCCCGTCTGGCGATTTCGTTGGACGGCGGCGGGCGTGATTCTCTTCCACGCACTATTCGTCGGCGGGCTGGCGACCGTGGGAGCGATTGATCAGACCTATTGGATGATGCAAGGGCCGTTTCCATCGATGATGGATGGGCACGCGATCACAGAGCGTCGGATGGAGTCCGCGAACCGCTTGAAGCGGCTTGGCTTGGCCGCCCACAACTATCACGACGATTGGGGACGATTCCCGCAAAGCGATTTTTCCAAGGAGGGGGAGCCGCGTCATAGCTGGATGGTCAAACTCTTGCCTTTTCTGGAAGAGCGACAGCTGTACGAATCGATCGAGCTCGACAAGTCATGGGACGATCCGTCGCAACGCGCCGCGTACGAAACTCGCGTGAAAGGCTTTGAAAATCCCGGCATTCTCGAGGCGCCGGCGCCAGGAGAATTGGCGCCATCTCACTTTGCAAGCAACGTCCGGATGCTTGGTCCGAGGTTGAAAATGGAGTTTCGCAATGTGACCGATGGAACGAGCAATACGATCTTGATGGGTGAGGTGATGGACGAAGTCCCGGCCTGGGGGGATCCAATCAATTGGCGCGATCCGGCGCTGGGGGTCAATAAGTGGACGAATGGTTTTGGTTCGCCTTCGGTAGGGGGAGCGCAGTTTCTGTTCGTCGACGGTTCGGTCCATTTTCTTCGCGATGATATCGACCCGGAAGTGCTAAAAGCGCTCAGTACGCCGGCCGGAGGTGAGGCGAATCATGAGTTCCGTTGA
- a CDS encoding DUF1559 domain-containing protein, with protein MSSVETGQGGATSDESPTSEPDRRYVWWIVTAVVVAILGFCLMPIAGGLAWLIETPFTLLFGWVPYSWRTLHQTSPERITIVGWIISVAIFSFGFHCAGRYFAVKWQVRKTIAVVLLIFAATIAGICLIGVGHQAVWIANAPRWVELESRYYDRHDADRDLQQIGNSIKDFQLQKNALPRSTFTPEGRPLHGWMTMILPQIGRMDLYESVTLFAPWDMNYQSFAFDTEVEEYLRRGDLITRDDRDFAVTHYSANKHVIDSARVKSLADVQDGASNTILLGEINDNFPAWARPRNGRDPAIGLNQRGGFGAPWGSGVYFTMGDGSVRFIPNDVDPEVLRALSTPNGGEPPSKTDF; from the coding sequence ATGAGTTCCGTTGAGACAGGGCAGGGTGGAGCGACAAGCGACGAGTCGCCGACGAGCGAACCAGATCGGCGTTACGTCTGGTGGATCGTCACGGCGGTGGTGGTGGCGATACTCGGCTTTTGTCTGATGCCGATCGCCGGCGGTTTGGCCTGGTTGATTGAAACGCCGTTTACGCTGCTGTTCGGATGGGTTCCCTACAGTTGGCGTACGCTGCACCAGACCTCACCAGAACGAATCACGATTGTCGGGTGGATTATCAGCGTCGCGATTTTTTCGTTCGGGTTTCATTGCGCAGGACGATACTTTGCGGTCAAGTGGCAAGTGCGGAAGACGATCGCCGTCGTGCTATTGATCTTCGCGGCGACCATCGCGGGGATTTGTTTGATCGGCGTCGGCCATCAAGCGGTTTGGATCGCCAACGCGCCGCGCTGGGTAGAACTAGAGAGTCGCTACTACGACCGTCATGACGCAGACCGGGACCTGCAGCAGATCGGCAACAGCATCAAAGACTTTCAATTGCAGAAGAACGCGCTGCCGCGCAGTACGTTTACGCCGGAGGGGCGTCCGCTGCATGGCTGGATGACGATGATCTTGCCGCAAATCGGCCGGATGGATCTGTATGAAAGCGTGACCTTGTTCGCCCCGTGGGATATGAACTATCAATCGTTCGCCTTTGACACGGAAGTGGAAGAATACCTTCGCCGCGGCGATTTGATCACGCGAGACGACCGCGACTTTGCGGTGACGCATTACTCGGCGAACAAACATGTAATCGATTCGGCCAGGGTGAAGAGCCTGGCTGACGTCCAAGACGGAGCGAGCAATACGATCCTGCTTGGAGAGATCAACGACAACTTTCCGGCCTGGGCGCGACCGCGGAATGGGCGTGATCCGGCGATCGGCTTAAATCAACGGGGCGGGTTTGGGGCGCCGTGGGGAAGCGGCGTTTACTTCACCATGGGGGACGGCTCGGTGAGGTTTATTCCCAACGACGTCGATCCAGAAGTGCTACGAGCGCTCAGCACGCCCAATGGCGGCGAGCCTCCCTCGAAAACTGACTTTTGA
- the floA gene encoding flotillin-like protein FloA (flotillin-like protein involved in membrane lipid rafts) — protein sequence MLVAAVIGLIFFGILAFYFRLWIQSIWTGAGVGLMDLIGMSFRKVNPKTIVRSKIMAVQAGLGENTGITSKSLEAHYLAGGNVPLVIRALIAANKAKTIQLTFREATAIDLAGRDVLEAVQTSVYPKVIDCPPRGAARPSLDAVAKDGIQLKVKARVTVRANLQKLIGGATEETIIGRVGEGIVSAIGSAETHSIVLENPDMISKTVLARRLDHNTAFEIVSIDIADIDVGENIGARLSADQAEADTRVARARAEGKRAMAVAAERENMAEIENAKAALVEAEAEVPLAMAEAFQSGRLGIMDYYSLRNVQADTDMRKSIALSGSNQPK from the coding sequence ATGTTGGTAGCTGCGGTCATCGGCCTGATCTTTTTCGGGATCCTCGCCTTTTACTTCCGACTGTGGATCCAATCGATCTGGACCGGCGCCGGCGTCGGCCTGATGGACCTCATCGGCATGTCATTCCGCAAAGTGAATCCGAAGACGATCGTCCGCAGCAAGATCATGGCGGTCCAAGCCGGCCTCGGCGAAAACACCGGCATCACCAGCAAGTCGCTCGAAGCGCATTACCTGGCCGGCGGTAACGTCCCGCTGGTGATTCGCGCCCTAATCGCCGCTAACAAAGCGAAAACGATTCAACTCACCTTCCGCGAAGCGACCGCGATCGACCTGGCGGGACGCGACGTGCTGGAAGCGGTTCAGACCAGCGTTTATCCGAAGGTGATCGACTGCCCGCCCCGCGGCGCCGCTCGTCCTTCGCTCGACGCGGTCGCCAAAGACGGCATTCAGCTGAAGGTGAAAGCCCGCGTCACGGTCCGTGCGAACCTGCAGAAGCTAATCGGCGGCGCCACCGAAGAAACGATCATCGGCCGCGTCGGCGAAGGTATCGTCAGCGCCATCGGTTCGGCCGAGACCCATTCGATCGTGCTCGAAAACCCCGACATGATCTCGAAGACCGTGCTCGCTCGCCGGCTCGACCATAACACGGCGTTCGAGATCGTCTCGATCGACATCGCCGACATCGACGTCGGCGAAAACATCGGCGCCCGCTTGAGCGCCGACCAGGCCGAAGCCGACACTCGCGTCGCTCGCGCCCGGGCCGAAGGAAAACGAGCCATGGCGGTCGCCGCCGAACGCGAAAACATGGCCGAGATCGAGAACGCCAAAGCGGCGCTGGTCGAAGCGGAAGCGGAAGTGCCGCTGGCGATGGCCGAAGCGTTCCAGTCGGGCCGGCTCGGCATCATGGACTACTACTCGCTTCGCAACGTCCAAGCCGATACCGACATGCGAAAGTCGATCGCGCTCTCCGGTTCCAACCAACCTAAGTAG